One Streptomyces sp. NBC_00223 genomic window carries:
- a CDS encoding M14 family zinc carboxypeptidase, whose translation MRGPDAYPTVSGVAAAARVLTRRHPDLCRMRLAGESRAGRPLWLLSVGHGSRHVLVVAGPHPDEQAGGATVLWLAEQAVHDRRRTAQADLTWDFLLCLDPDGAVLNETGPAGPRPPAVHYRHTYRPAPTEHPEHSGHFCLPGDELPETRALLAAIDELRPVLQCSLHGTDVGGGWVRLTADLPGLAEPFGKYAAELDIPVQTGTYDALFWPSSGPGVYVMPPAGAPEGFASGPEHSPGSTWTRPQRYGGLTALVETPMWATRRVADPEPHPDPAHAVSVLAARLRKDGVTAAGSLERALPLLDAADGPLRRGVEQTVGAFPGLADDYERLAEHTPAGLTAAHVAALDIAARRLPLGAAGMLLRLLDEQRLDQDPHSEPARLRSRLERRLDAGARDLLGTADARWVPVYDQVELQARTVLAAVDLLP comes from the coding sequence ATGCGCGGGCCAGACGCGTACCCGACCGTGTCAGGCGTCGCGGCGGCGGCCCGCGTACTGACCCGGCGCCACCCCGACCTGTGCCGGATGCGACTGGCCGGGGAGTCCCGGGCCGGACGGCCGCTGTGGCTGCTGTCGGTCGGGCACGGCAGCCGGCATGTCCTGGTCGTCGCGGGCCCCCACCCGGACGAGCAGGCGGGCGGCGCGACCGTGCTGTGGCTGGCCGAGCAGGCGGTGCACGACCGGCGGCGTACCGCGCAGGCCGATCTGACCTGGGACTTCCTGCTCTGCCTCGACCCGGACGGCGCCGTGCTCAACGAGACGGGCCCGGCCGGACCGCGCCCGCCCGCCGTCCACTACCGGCACACCTACCGGCCCGCGCCGACCGAACACCCCGAACACTCGGGCCACTTCTGCCTTCCGGGTGACGAACTCCCCGAGACCCGCGCCCTGTTGGCCGCGATCGACGAGCTGCGGCCGGTGTTGCAGTGCTCACTGCACGGTACGGACGTCGGCGGCGGTTGGGTGCGGCTGACGGCCGATCTCCCGGGCCTGGCGGAGCCGTTCGGAAAGTACGCGGCCGAACTCGACATACCCGTGCAGACCGGTACGTACGACGCGCTGTTCTGGCCCAGCTCCGGACCCGGGGTGTACGTGATGCCGCCCGCCGGGGCGCCGGAGGGGTTCGCGAGCGGTCCTGAGCACTCGCCGGGGTCCACCTGGACCCGCCCGCAGCGGTACGGCGGCCTCACGGCGCTGGTCGAGACGCCGATGTGGGCGACCCGCCGGGTGGCCGACCCCGAGCCGCACCCCGACCCGGCGCACGCGGTGTCCGTGCTGGCCGCGCGGCTGCGCAAGGACGGGGTGACCGCGGCGGGCTCGCTCGAACGGGCGCTGCCGCTTCTCGACGCCGCCGACGGCCCGCTGCGGCGCGGGGTCGAGCAGACGGTCGGCGCGTTCCCCGGCCTCGCGGACGACTACGAACGCCTCGCGGAGCACACCCCGGCCGGGCTGACCGCGGCGCATGTCGCCGCCCTGGACATCGCCGCGCGGCGCCTCCCGCTGGGGGCCGCCGGGATGCTGCTGCGGCTGCTGGACGAGCAGCGGCTCGACCAGGACCCGCACAGCGAACCGGCCCGGCTGCGCTCCCGGCTGGAACGGCGGCTCGACGCGGGCGCCCGCGACCTGTTGGGCACGGCGGACGCCCGCTGGGTGCCGGTCTACGACCAGGTGGAACTCCAGGCCAGAACGGTGCTCGCGGCGGTCGACCTGCTGCCCTGA
- a CDS encoding MDR family NADP-dependent oxidoreductase, translating to MTSAPAALPRTVREVQLVAVPEGLPAPEHFAVVETPLPEAGPGHVLVRNRYTLVFPGLRTLIGGEVEGVPLPPVHGGDTLFGPAVGEVVAAPDDSPLRPGDTVTHLRGWREYARVAVAECGPLRGELPDPVAYLAQGSSAYGALTRLAQVREGDTVFVTGAAGAVGTLAGQIARLLGAGRVIGSTSSPAKAERLTAELGYDAVVLRGTDRGVAAQLAEAAPDGIDVLLDTVGGEQLTAAVDAARPGARFALVGALSGQLSAGRAGGSSPVEIDSYRIVVKGISLRGYSGADHPDVHAEWLERFGGWLRSGDIRFPYSTIAGIDRAPSALPELMAGRHFGAVVVEL from the coding sequence ATGACGTCAGCCCCCGCCGCCCTGCCGCGTACCGTGCGCGAAGTCCAACTTGTCGCCGTCCCCGAGGGGCTGCCCGCGCCCGAGCACTTCGCCGTCGTGGAGACACCGCTGCCCGAGGCCGGACCGGGCCATGTGCTCGTCAGAAACCGTTACACCCTGGTCTTCCCCGGCCTGCGGACCCTGATCGGGGGCGAGGTCGAGGGCGTGCCGCTGCCCCCGGTGCACGGCGGGGACACGCTCTTCGGGCCCGCCGTCGGCGAGGTCGTGGCCGCGCCCGACGACAGCCCGCTGCGGCCCGGCGACACCGTCACGCACCTGCGCGGCTGGCGGGAGTACGCGCGGGTGGCCGTCGCCGAATGCGGCCCGCTCCGGGGGGAGTTGCCCGATCCGGTCGCGTACCTCGCCCAGGGGTCGTCCGCGTACGGCGCGCTGACCCGGCTCGCGCAGGTGCGCGAGGGCGACACCGTCTTCGTCACCGGGGCGGCGGGCGCGGTGGGCACGCTGGCGGGCCAGATCGCCCGGCTACTGGGTGCCGGGCGGGTGATCGGCAGCACCTCCTCGCCGGCGAAGGCCGAACGGCTGACCGCCGAGCTGGGCTACGACGCCGTGGTGCTGCGCGGAACCGACCGCGGCGTCGCCGCGCAGCTCGCCGAGGCGGCGCCCGACGGCATCGACGTCCTGCTGGACACGGTCGGCGGCGAACAGCTGACCGCCGCCGTCGACGCGGCCCGCCCGGGGGCACGGTTCGCCCTGGTCGGCGCCCTGTCAGGGCAGTTGTCCGCCGGGCGGGCCGGCGGCAGCTCACCCGTGGAGATCGACTCCTACCGGATCGTCGTCAAGGGGATCTCGCTGCGCGGCTACTCCGGCGCCGACCACCCCGACGTACACGCCGAATGGCTCGAACGCTTCGGCGGCTGGCTGCGCTCCGGCGACATCCGTTTCCCGTATTCGACGATCGCGGGCATCGATCGGGCTCCGTCGGCGTTGCCCGAACTGATGGCGGGGCGGCACTTCGGGGCCGTCGTGGTGGAGCTGTAG
- a CDS encoding MerR family transcriptional regulator — MRIGDAAAAAGTTPRALRFYEQRGLLPPPSRTASGQRRYGPAEVARVRLIRELLALGLTVEDLRERAHRLHLLAADPRPRCGSGEHAGAFTDVVARRLAALDAEITRLTALREALAEHAGG, encoded by the coding sequence ATGCGGATCGGGGACGCGGCGGCAGCGGCGGGCACGACCCCTCGGGCGCTGAGGTTCTACGAGCAGCGCGGGCTGCTGCCGCCGCCGTCCCGTACGGCGTCCGGCCAGCGGCGGTACGGGCCCGCCGAGGTCGCCAGGGTGCGGCTGATCCGGGAGCTGCTGGCCCTCGGGCTCACCGTCGAGGACCTGCGCGAGCGGGCGCACCGGCTGCACCTGCTCGCGGCGGACCCCCGCCCCCGGTGCGGCTCGGGCGAGCACGCGGGCGCGTTCACGGATGTGGTCGCGCGCAGACTGGCGGCGCTGGACGCGGAGATCACCCGGCTGACGGCGCTGCGCGAGGCCCTGGCCGAACACGCGGGGGGCTGA
- a CDS encoding helix-turn-helix domain-containing protein — protein sequence MEALAVRLSGLDSYVGGAICVVAFYDTLMRRRVDLPALARASAGLAECVAGLRLHGTGRAIRVLPDGGEAPAPPSPASSTAPITLDDEEIGTVWLERPGPASPLDDVLLDRLAIAAAAAVERYGPARTTMADPALVELVISSDSDEAARARALRLLGFAVDLPVRVVAVRSRLPLDRVGGIICPGRPVKAALLADVGVILATTVDPARFPAGVRAGVGAAASPDRSWRQARTALRFTSSREPVIRYADLGALALLAEIPQDAVRDNADVAAIVRVAGNPEDLETLDAYCATGSLRQAADLLHLHHSSVARRLDQIGKALAIELTGPTGLTRARLALTAWRLLPD from the coding sequence ATGGAGGCACTGGCCGTACGGTTGTCGGGGCTGGACTCGTACGTCGGAGGCGCGATCTGCGTCGTCGCGTTCTACGACACGCTGATGCGCAGACGGGTCGACCTCCCGGCACTCGCCCGGGCCTCGGCGGGGCTGGCCGAGTGCGTGGCCGGGCTTCGACTCCACGGCACAGGGCGGGCGATCCGCGTCCTGCCCGACGGCGGGGAAGCACCCGCCCCGCCGTCACCCGCGTCCAGCACGGCGCCGATCACCCTCGACGACGAGGAGATCGGCACGGTGTGGCTGGAACGCCCCGGGCCGGCGAGTCCGCTCGACGACGTGCTGCTCGACCGGCTCGCGATCGCCGCCGCGGCCGCCGTCGAGCGGTACGGTCCGGCCCGTACCACCATGGCCGACCCCGCCCTCGTCGAGCTGGTGATCAGCTCCGACAGCGACGAGGCGGCGCGGGCCCGGGCGCTGCGGCTGCTGGGCTTCGCCGTCGATCTGCCGGTCCGCGTCGTGGCCGTACGCTCGCGACTGCCGCTCGACCGGGTCGGCGGCATCATCTGCCCGGGCCGCCCGGTGAAGGCGGCGCTGCTCGCCGACGTGGGTGTCATCCTGGCGACCACCGTGGACCCCGCCCGTTTTCCCGCGGGTGTACGCGCGGGCGTCGGCGCCGCCGCGAGCCCCGACCGGTCCTGGCGGCAGGCCCGCACCGCGCTCCGCTTCACCTCCTCACGCGAACCGGTCATCCGCTACGCCGATCTGGGCGCGCTGGCGCTCCTCGCCGAGATCCCGCAGGACGCCGTACGGGACAACGCGGACGTGGCGGCGATCGTCCGCGTGGCCGGCAACCCGGAGGATCTGGAGACGCTGGACGCCTACTGCGCCACCGGCTCCCTGCGTCAGGCCGCCGACCTTCTCCATCTGCACCACAGCAGCGTGGCCCGCCGCCTCGACCAGATCGGCAAGGCCCTCGCCATCGAACTCACCGGGCCGACCGGCCTCACCCGCGCCAGACTCGCCCTCACCGCCTGGCGCCTCCTCCCCGACTGA